The Setaria viridis chromosome 6, Setaria_viridis_v4.0, whole genome shotgun sequence genome includes the window CTGCCTTTGCCACGGCGGTGGCCGTTGCGCTGGCCGCCTGGCTGGCCGTTGCGGGCAGGGGCAGCAGGCGCGGACACGCCTTGACGGGCATGTGTGGCAGCCGGTGGTGCGGGCGTCGTGGCGACGAGGGCCGAGGGCGGGGACGGTGGCCGAGCATCGATGTCGATCTCCTCGAGCAGCAGGTGCGTACGGGCCTCAGCGAACGTCGGGAACGAGCGATGCATCTTCAAGATGGACACCATATGGCGGTATTTGCCACTGAGGCCACGGAGAAGGGTGAGCACCATCTGACGATCTCCGATGGGGTCGCCGAACTCGGCGAGGGACGCAGCCATGGTCTCCAACTTGCGGCAGAAGTCGGTGATCATCATGGAGTCCTGGCGGAGGTTGCGGAATTGCGTCTCCAGGAGAAGGGCACGGGACTCCTTCTGGCCGAGGAACTCGTTCTCGAGGTAGCACCATGCCTCGCGTGCGGGGCGTGGCCGGATCATGAGCGACTGCTGCAAGTCGCTGGAGATGGTGTTGTAGATCCACGTCAAGACGACGCAGTCCACCTGGGTCCATACCGGGCGCTCGGGGAACGCCTCGTCCTCGAGAACATGGCGGGTGAGGGCGTACTTGCCGAGCACGGTGAGGAACATCCCGCGCCACTTGGTGTAGGTGTTCGTGGCCGTGTCGAGGATGATGGGGATGAGCGCCTTCATGttgacgacggcggtggcctGCGCCTAGATAGCTTCGTGGGCGGCCTCATACTCGGCGAGAGCCGCGTTGCGGAGGCGAAGTTCCTCGTCACGGCGTGCCTTGTCGGCGCGTGCAGCAGCCTCGGCGGCCAGGCGACGTTCCTCGGCGGCCGTGGTGGCAGCCACGGCGGCAGCATCCTCGTCCGTGGCATCTGCATCTGCCATGGCGAGttagggccggcggcggcgcccggctgAAGAAGCGGCGGGGCAGGCAGGCGGAGGGTGGATCGGCGACCGTGCTGGTGAGGCAGGGCGGGCGATCGGGCGCGGCGATTGGCTCGGCGGCGCTCCAGGCGAGTGGATCGGCGACGGAAGTGGCGAGCAAGGACCGGCGGCGCGCTAGGGTTGCGGAAGCGGATCGTAACCACGTGATACCATGTTAGTTTGGAATATCGATTTCCAAGTATGTGTACAGGGATACATATATATACGCTTGGGTAGCATGCAAGCCTACCACAATACGATTGAATTAGTCTAACAGCTTCAATTCTGTCCTAGCTAGCTGCCCGCCTCTAAGCAAGACAAACTGAATTTTCTTTTCAGACCCCGGCGGGGAGCACCAGCCTCCTATCAAATGGCATGCAGTTCTGCCTCCACTGCCCCTTTGCTCGATCTGCTTTGAACAAGATTTTCACCGGGAGCAGGTCGCATTGCCTCGTCACCTACAGCCACAAAACTTCCACTCCTTCCCCTCGCTAGCCGAATGGTGGCAAGCTGCTGCATGCAGATACAGAGTCAAGGGAAACCCGTCTCTCTTCTTATGGTATGGTCATCTATATTTGGTGGAACATTTGGAATGAGCGAAATCATTGTATTTCTCAGCAAAACCTTCTGCCGGCTATGGAGGTTGCCTTGCAAACAAAAGAAGACCTTACGCAAAGAAGTCATGCCATGTTGTTGCCTACTCTCTTTCAGGGTCTCTTCGCCGCTGTTGTTTCTGTCTACTTGGCTCTTGTTTTGCTTTTGCTCTCTGGAGTCACA containing:
- the LOC140223095 gene encoding uncharacterized protein; amino-acid sequence: MKALIPIILDTATNTYTKWRGMFLTVLGKYALTRHVLEDEAFPERPVWTQVDCVVLTWIYNTISSDLQQSLMIRPRPAREAWCYLENEFLGQKESRALLLETQFRNLRQDSMMITDFCRKLETMAASLAEFGDPIGDRQMVLTLLRGLSGKYRHMVSILKMHRSFPTFAEARTHLLLEEIDIDARPPSPPSALVATTPAPPAATHARQARSSQAAPFPGQHPSFAHPSAGTLQMWPYGRPPPPPPAFATVPQYGAPFGGAPGSGVYGSGYPYPYGGGAHSTPAFQGTSYPMPSMPWNPVHGGAWNQDSLVQSFNTMTLNPPASSEWYADFGAGSHMTADAGEPSSGLLG